A part of Gemmatimonadaceae bacterium genomic DNA contains:
- a CDS encoding M20 family metallopeptidase: MIAEALSRTLVSLRRALHEHPELALEEVKTAETLERTLRDLGISDIQRIGKTGIVARVRGRRSSAPLVAVRGDIDALPIQEATGLPFASRVAGVMHACGHDVHAAWAVGAAALLVEQPAAGDVLVVLQPAEETGKGALSIIESGALDGVRAIFGAHVDRRFPVGQVVADEGPLAASADMFEIEIVGAGAHAARPHEARDPIVAAAAVITALQSIVARRLNPATPGVVTVATIHAGTANNVIPDRAVMAGTVRAVDRQSRSLMLDELRRLTMSVASGFGVEARVTIDEGTPPIVNPAETTRWARAAASAVVGSANVVPLGFLNMAAEDFAHYMERIPGCFLRVGAREPGGDVIAAHSPRFYAAEESIGVGAAVLAECARTASRELESNP; the protein is encoded by the coding sequence GTGATCGCCGAGGCACTGTCCCGGACGCTCGTGTCGCTGCGCCGCGCCCTTCACGAGCATCCGGAGCTCGCGCTCGAGGAAGTGAAGACCGCCGAGACGCTGGAGCGAACGCTCCGCGACCTCGGCATCTCGGACATTCAGAGAATTGGAAAGACCGGAATCGTCGCGCGCGTGCGCGGGCGACGCTCGAGCGCCCCGCTCGTCGCCGTGCGCGGCGACATCGACGCGCTTCCAATTCAGGAAGCCACCGGCTTGCCGTTTGCCTCGCGCGTGGCCGGTGTGATGCACGCTTGCGGACACGACGTGCACGCCGCGTGGGCGGTCGGCGCCGCCGCCCTGTTGGTCGAGCAGCCGGCGGCCGGTGACGTGCTCGTGGTGCTTCAGCCGGCGGAAGAGACGGGAAAGGGTGCGCTCTCGATCATCGAGAGTGGCGCGCTCGATGGTGTGCGAGCCATCTTCGGCGCGCACGTCGATCGGCGATTTCCTGTCGGCCAGGTCGTTGCCGACGAAGGCCCGCTGGCCGCGTCAGCCGACATGTTCGAGATCGAGATTGTCGGCGCCGGCGCACACGCCGCGCGGCCGCACGAAGCGCGAGATCCGATCGTGGCCGCCGCGGCCGTCATCACCGCGCTGCAGTCGATCGTCGCACGGCGGCTGAATCCCGCGACACCCGGTGTGGTCACTGTAGCTACGATCCACGCCGGCACGGCGAACAACGTGATTCCGGATCGTGCCGTGATGGCCGGAACCGTCCGCGCCGTCGATCGGCAGTCGCGTTCGTTGATGCTCGACGAGCTGCGTCGCCTCACGATGTCGGTTGCATCCGGGTTTGGTGTCGAGGCGCGCGTCACGATCGACGAAGGGACGCCGCCGATCGTCAATCCGGCCGAGACAACGCGATGGGCCCGTGCCGCCGCGTCCGCTGTCGTCGGCAGCGCGAACGTGGTCCCGCTTGGATTCCTCAACATGGCCGCCGAGGACTTCGCGCATTACATGGAGCGCATTCCGGGCTGCTTTCTGCGGGTCGGCGCACGCGAGCCCGGCGGCGACGTGATCGCGGCGCATTCGCCGCGCTTCTATGCGGCCGAGGAGAGCATCGGCGTGGGGGCCGCGGTGCTCGCGGAATGCGCGCGGACGGCCTCGCGCGAATTGGAATCAAACCCATGA
- a CDS encoding TonB-dependent receptor translates to MLPSSRFLAVLALAPLLARTLRAQDTTVKRLPPVVTVTRDVGRSPLDLPYAITSLRPDSINPGQTHTFVEQTLSFLPGVTVANRTNPSQDTRISVRGFGARSQFGARSIRILRDGMPLTLPDGQTPIDYLDLESVGRVEVIRGPASALYGNASGGVIDLRSVDPPDVPLSVQARSWAGSQNLKRYVGLLGGTAGPFAYTGNIGRTQNDGFRAYAHQRLTNAFARVTSTLAGTDFALLGMGLDMPVAENPGALTLAQADSAPAQADLPSVQKRARKAVHQVQIGLSARHDVANGGELSAQVYGGTRSLYNPLTFAVVGVDRHQSGAAARLTLPWHLADFANRLSFGADAQWLNDARKNWTNCNGVAKTSATCPVVNIDKGSLTLDQRELVSSVGPYVRDEFDVGRVRASAGLRADQVKFEVKDHFLADGRDDSGERTLHAVSPMIGVASRLSPFHSLYANIGSAFETPTTTELGNQADGSAGLNRDLKPQYSTTYEVGGKGIVLSRVQYDVAVFDTEVRDELIPFEVPGGAGRTYYRNAGRTRRQGFELEGGTDVGSVTFTTSYAFSNFRFRDFVNGAAQFAGNHIPGIPEHQLQAAATYHIGRGFVVAEGISKSQVFVNDANAASAPSFGILNLRGGATAVFGRPWLSPVVGVQNLFDKHYIGSVAVNAAGATVAATKFYEPAPGRTWYVGLSAATSAW, encoded by the coding sequence GTGCTTCCTTCCTCTCGCTTTCTGGCAGTCCTCGCGCTTGCTCCGCTGCTCGCGCGCACGCTTCGCGCGCAGGACACCACGGTGAAGCGCTTACCGCCCGTCGTGACGGTGACGCGCGACGTCGGTCGGTCCCCGCTCGACTTGCCGTACGCCATCACGAGCTTGCGGCCCGACAGCATCAATCCCGGACAGACGCACACGTTCGTCGAACAGACGTTGTCATTTCTGCCCGGCGTCACGGTGGCTAATCGCACCAATCCGTCGCAGGACACGCGCATCTCGGTGCGAGGGTTCGGCGCGCGCTCGCAGTTCGGCGCGCGCAGCATTCGCATTCTGCGCGACGGCATGCCGCTCACCCTGCCCGACGGCCAAACGCCGATCGACTATCTCGATCTCGAGTCCGTGGGCCGCGTCGAAGTCATTCGCGGTCCGGCCTCGGCGCTCTACGGCAACGCGTCAGGCGGCGTCATCGATCTGCGTTCCGTCGATCCGCCGGATGTGCCGCTGTCCGTGCAGGCGCGCTCATGGGCGGGAAGCCAGAATCTCAAACGCTACGTTGGCCTGTTGGGTGGCACGGCGGGGCCGTTCGCCTACACGGGCAACATTGGCCGCACGCAGAACGACGGTTTTCGAGCGTATGCGCATCAGCGGTTGACGAACGCGTTCGCGCGCGTGACGTCGACGCTCGCGGGCACTGACTTCGCGCTGCTCGGCATGGGGCTCGACATGCCGGTCGCCGAGAATCCGGGAGCGCTCACGCTCGCGCAGGCGGATAGCGCGCCGGCCCAGGCCGATCTGCCGTCGGTGCAGAAGCGGGCGCGCAAAGCCGTGCATCAGGTGCAAATCGGACTGTCGGCGCGACACGACGTGGCGAACGGCGGCGAGTTGAGCGCGCAGGTCTACGGCGGCACGCGCTCGCTCTACAATCCGCTGACCTTCGCGGTCGTCGGCGTCGATCGGCATCAAAGCGGTGCCGCGGCGCGACTCACGCTGCCCTGGCACCTCGCGGATTTCGCCAATCGATTGAGCTTCGGCGCCGACGCGCAGTGGCTGAATGACGCGCGCAAGAACTGGACGAACTGCAACGGCGTCGCGAAGACGAGCGCAACGTGTCCGGTCGTGAACATTGACAAGGGATCGCTCACGCTCGACCAACGCGAGCTCGTGTCGAGCGTCGGGCCGTACGTGCGCGATGAGTTCGACGTCGGTCGCGTGCGCGCGAGCGCGGGCTTGCGCGCCGACCAGGTGAAGTTCGAGGTGAAGGATCACTTCCTCGCCGACGGCCGCGATGACTCCGGCGAGCGCACGCTGCACGCCGTCAGCCCGATGATCGGTGTTGCGTCGCGGCTGTCGCCGTTTCATTCGCTCTACGCCAACATAGGCTCGGCATTCGAAACGCCGACGACGACCGAGCTTGGCAACCAGGCGGACGGCAGTGCCGGCCTCAATCGCGATCTCAAGCCGCAGTATTCGACGACGTACGAAGTTGGCGGCAAAGGCATCGTGTTGTCGCGCGTTCAGTATGATGTCGCCGTGTTCGACACGGAGGTGCGCGACGAGCTCATTCCGTTCGAGGTGCCCGGCGGCGCGGGACGCACGTACTATCGCAACGCCGGCCGCACGCGGCGCCAAGGTTTCGAGCTCGAAGGCGGGACAGACGTCGGGTCCGTGACGTTCACGACGTCGTACGCTTTCTCGAATTTCCGTTTTCGCGATTTCGTGAATGGCGCCGCACAGTTCGCGGGGAATCATATTCCGGGAATTCCCGAGCACCAGCTGCAGGCCGCGGCGACATATCATATCGGCCGCGGGTTCGTGGTCGCAGAGGGCATATCGAAGAGCCAGGTCTTCGTGAACGACGCGAACGCCGCGTCAGCGCCGTCGTTCGGCATTCTGAATCTGCGCGGCGGCGCGACCGCCGTATTCGGCCGGCCGTGGCTCTCGCCGGTGGTCGGCGTCCAGAATCTCTTCGACAAACACTACATCGGGTCTGTTGCGGTGAACGCCGCGGGAGCCACCGTTGCGGCGACGAAGTTCTACGAGCCGGCGCCCGGCCGGACGTGGTACGTCGGACTCAGCGCGGCGACGAGCGCCTGGTAG
- the menC gene encoding o-succinylbenzoate synthase, producing MIQITSIILREIHLALKEPFRISSGVVAERRICLLELHDADGTIGWSECVAGEQPNYSAETIDTAWHAMREWLAPRLLSQSVEHPARVFALLDRNVRGHNMAKAALEMGCWDVAARQANVSLSRLLGGTRDRVATGISIGIQANPAALAERARAAFASGYRKIKVKIEPGADIEFVRAVRAALGDDVHMMADANSAYTLADADHLARLDEFNLIMLEQPLGRDDLVRHAQLQRRLATPICLDESITDVDRAEDMIALQAGRIVNIKPGRVGGFAVSKGIHDVCQRSAVPVWCGGMLESGIGRAHNVALASLPNFSLPGDLSPSSRYWARDIVTPEWTMDADGMVHVPLDRPGIGVTVNLDRVDDITVRREVLERRQ from the coding sequence ATGATTCAAATAACCAGTATTATACTTCGCGAAATTCACCTCGCGCTGAAGGAACCGTTTCGCATCTCGTCCGGGGTCGTCGCCGAACGGCGGATTTGTCTCCTCGAGCTGCACGACGCCGACGGCACGATCGGCTGGTCGGAGTGCGTCGCCGGCGAACAACCCAACTACAGCGCCGAGACGATCGACACCGCGTGGCACGCGATGCGAGAATGGCTTGCGCCGCGCCTCTTGTCACAGTCGGTCGAGCACCCAGCGCGGGTCTTTGCGCTGCTCGATCGCAACGTCCGCGGTCACAACATGGCCAAGGCAGCGCTCGAGATGGGCTGCTGGGACGTCGCCGCGCGCCAGGCCAACGTCTCGTTGTCTCGCCTGCTCGGGGGCACGCGTGATCGAGTCGCCACTGGCATCTCGATCGGCATTCAGGCCAATCCCGCCGCGCTGGCCGAACGTGCGCGGGCCGCGTTCGCGAGCGGCTATCGCAAGATCAAGGTCAAGATCGAACCGGGCGCGGACATTGAGTTCGTTCGCGCGGTCCGCGCCGCGCTCGGCGACGACGTGCACATGATGGCCGACGCGAACTCGGCTTACACACTCGCCGACGCCGATCATCTCGCACGGCTCGACGAATTCAATCTCATCATGCTCGAGCAGCCGCTGGGCCGCGACGATCTCGTGCGGCACGCGCAGTTGCAACGGCGGTTGGCGACGCCCATCTGTCTTGATGAATCGATCACCGACGTCGATCGCGCCGAGGACATGATTGCGTTGCAGGCAGGGCGCATCGTGAACATCAAGCCCGGGCGAGTCGGTGGCTTCGCGGTGTCCAAGGGCATTCACGACGTCTGTCAGCGTAGCGCCGTTCCGGTCTGGTGCGGCGGCATGCTCGAGAGCGGCATTGGTCGCGCGCACAACGTGGCGCTGGCCTCGCTGCCGAACTTCAGCCTGCCCGGCGACCTTTCGCCGAGCTCGCGCTATTGGGCGCGCGACATCGTGACGCCCGAGTGGACCATGGACGCCGACGGGATGGTGCACGTCCCACTCGACCGGCCTGGTATCGGCGTCACGGTGAACCTCGACCGCGTCGATGACATCACGGTGCGGCGTGAAGTCCTCGAGCGTCGCCAGTGA
- a CDS encoding PadR family transcriptional regulator, which yields MAGSDLFTGTLDLLILKAVSWGPRHGYAIGRWIRETTSDGVVVQEGALYPALHRLERRGWLAEEWGVTDTGREAKYYSLTTDGRAHLRAETKRWSQFSSAVSHALTSAPA from the coding sequence ATGGCTGGCTCAGATCTTTTTACCGGCACACTCGACCTGCTGATCCTCAAAGCCGTGAGCTGGGGACCGCGCCACGGCTACGCGATCGGCCGTTGGATTCGCGAAACGACGTCCGATGGCGTCGTCGTGCAGGAAGGCGCGCTCTACCCCGCGCTGCATCGCCTGGAGCGGCGCGGATGGCTCGCCGAGGAATGGGGCGTCACCGACACCGGTCGTGAAGCGAAGTACTACTCGCTCACCACCGACGGCCGCGCGCATCTGCGCGCCGAGACGAAGCGGTGGTCACAGTTCTCGTCCGCCGTCAGTCACGCGCTCACCAGCGCGCCGGCATAG
- a CDS encoding ABC transporter permease, producing MRRVLRASALRGDSRQDVGDELRFHIDMRTQEFIEQGMSPEDARRAATRAFGDMNAIGAELRVGRATMQRERGRRDRLQDLAMDLRFALRTLRKNAGFTLATLATLALGIGAATAVFTVVNGVLLRPLPYPDPSRLVMIWMTSKQYGDELPVSAGFYNDIANPGGEVQPLAKTAAFRAWGYSITSGGEPEQITGARVTPSFFAVVGTRPMMGRWFTDADAEQGAAHTVILSYELWRRSFGADQNVIGKTIDLSGERFTVVGIMPKGFAFPRGAELPAGLQFGSHSALWTPMGFTEKERKNYGTQNMAAVARLNPGVPTQRLYAALDAQINRWVKAFAPKLDLHYKISDLKQQAGEHVRRPLYLLLGAVALLLCIACANVTNLLVGRTARRQREFAVRAALGAGRGRIARQLVTENVLLAAGGSLIGLALSVYATRVMLAMIPGSMPRADDVGVDWRVALAVTVIALIAGSIFGLAAATQTRAGTLATTLREDGSRSGTGKQHALGRRTLVVAEVSLSLMLLIGAALLTTSFVRLQHTEPGFDPSHVLSGNVTLPLPGAFNPVADGPHWAQFLRELQNRVAVMPGVEAAGAISVLPLGDAAETGSTATVGEPPPIPGKAHPTEYYVVEGDYFKAMRIKLLQGRTFNPSDDANAPHVVVVNREYARRYLGGQAMGKQLRTFFDFSRNQDARTIVGVVENVQSGSLDSPPAAQTYVPEQQMSYPGLNFVIRTRGEPAALLPAFKREVKALDPTLAVSRARPMQAVFDESLAQRRFSMTLIAFFAAAALVLAMVGLYGVIALSVSDRRREIGVRMALGATARDVVRLVLNEGLTIAVLGVVIGVAGAFAASRLVASLLYGVSATSTAIYAGAAVVTVLVTVLATLVPARRAMLVDPTVVLRGD from the coding sequence ATGCGACGTGTCCTTCGCGCCTCCGCGCTGCGCGGCGATTCCCGGCAAGACGTCGGCGACGAGCTGCGCTTTCACATCGATATGCGCACGCAGGAATTCATCGAGCAAGGCATGTCCCCTGAGGACGCTCGCCGTGCCGCGACGCGCGCGTTCGGCGACATGAACGCGATCGGCGCCGAGCTGCGCGTCGGCCGTGCGACCATGCAGCGCGAGCGTGGGCGGCGCGACCGGCTTCAGGATCTCGCGATGGACCTCCGCTTCGCCCTGCGCACGCTGCGCAAGAACGCCGGCTTCACGCTGGCGACGCTCGCGACGCTCGCACTCGGAATTGGCGCGGCGACAGCCGTATTTACCGTCGTCAACGGTGTGCTGCTTCGTCCACTGCCCTATCCCGATCCCTCGCGGCTCGTGATGATCTGGATGACGTCGAAGCAGTATGGCGACGAGCTCCCGGTGTCAGCCGGATTTTACAACGACATCGCGAATCCGGGGGGCGAAGTGCAACCGCTCGCGAAGACCGCCGCGTTCCGCGCGTGGGGCTACAGCATCACGTCCGGCGGCGAGCCGGAACAGATCACCGGCGCGCGAGTGACGCCGTCGTTCTTCGCGGTCGTCGGCACGCGGCCGATGATGGGCCGCTGGTTCACCGATGCCGACGCGGAGCAAGGGGCGGCGCACACTGTCATTCTCAGCTACGAGCTGTGGCGGCGCAGCTTCGGCGCGGACCAGAACGTGATCGGCAAAACGATCGACCTGAGCGGTGAGCGATTCACCGTCGTCGGCATCATGCCAAAAGGCTTCGCGTTTCCACGCGGCGCCGAGTTGCCGGCCGGCTTGCAGTTCGGTTCGCACTCCGCGCTCTGGACGCCGATGGGCTTCACCGAGAAGGAGCGAAAGAATTACGGCACGCAGAATATGGCCGCGGTTGCGCGCCTGAATCCGGGTGTACCGACTCAGCGGCTGTACGCGGCACTCGATGCGCAGATCAATCGGTGGGTCAAGGCGTTCGCCCCGAAGCTGGATCTGCATTACAAAATCTCGGACCTCAAGCAGCAGGCCGGCGAACACGTACGCCGGCCGCTCTACCTGCTGCTTGGCGCGGTCGCCCTGCTGCTCTGCATCGCGTGCGCGAACGTGACCAATCTTCTCGTCGGCCGGACGGCGCGGCGCCAACGGGAGTTCGCTGTGCGCGCGGCACTCGGCGCGGGGCGTGGCCGCATCGCGCGACAACTCGTCACTGAGAACGTGCTGCTCGCGGCGGGAGGCTCGCTCATCGGGCTCGCGCTCTCCGTCTACGCCACGCGCGTGATGCTCGCGATGATCCCCGGCTCCATGCCGCGCGCCGACGACGTCGGCGTCGACTGGCGCGTGGCGTTGGCGGTGACGGTCATCGCGCTCATCGCCGGCAGCATCTTCGGCCTGGCCGCGGCGACGCAGACACGTGCGGGAACGTTGGCAACGACGCTGCGGGAAGACGGCTCGCGCAGTGGAACGGGAAAGCAACACGCATTGGGACGCCGCACGCTCGTCGTCGCCGAAGTATCGCTTTCGCTGATGCTGCTGATCGGTGCCGCGCTGCTCACGACGAGCTTCGTGCGATTGCAACACACTGAACCCGGCTTCGATCCATCGCACGTGCTCTCCGGTAACGTCACGTTGCCGCTGCCGGGTGCGTTCAATCCTGTGGCCGACGGTCCGCACTGGGCGCAATTTCTTCGCGAGCTGCAGAATCGTGTCGCGGTGATGCCGGGCGTCGAAGCCGCCGGCGCGATCAGCGTGCTGCCACTCGGAGACGCGGCGGAAACCGGCAGCACGGCGACCGTGGGCGAGCCGCCGCCGATTCCCGGCAAGGCGCATCCGACGGAGTACTACGTCGTCGAAGGCGATTATTTCAAGGCGATGCGCATCAAGCTGCTCCAGGGCCGCACGTTCAATCCGTCCGATGACGCGAACGCCCCGCACGTCGTCGTCGTCAACCGTGAGTATGCGCGACGCTACCTCGGCGGCCAGGCGATGGGCAAGCAGCTTCGAACGTTCTTCGATTTCTCGCGCAATCAGGACGCGCGCACCATCGTCGGCGTCGTCGAGAACGTGCAGTCGGGATCGCTCGACAGTCCGCCGGCCGCGCAGACGTATGTCCCCGAACAGCAGATGTCGTATCCGGGACTCAACTTCGTCATTCGCACGCGCGGCGAACCGGCAGCGCTGTTGCCGGCGTTCAAGCGTGAAGTGAAGGCACTCGATCCAACGCTGGCGGTCTCGCGCGCGCGGCCGATGCAGGCGGTGTTCGACGAATCGCTCGCGCAGCGGCGGTTCAGCATGACGCTGATCGCGTTCTTTGCCGCGGCGGCGCTCGTGCTCGCGATGGTCGGATTGTACGGAGTGATCGCGCTGAGCGTCAGCGACCGGCGGCGCGAGATCGGCGTCCGCATGGCGCTTGGGGCGACGGCGCGCGACGTCGTGCGACTCGTGCTGAACGAAGGGCTCACGATCGCGGTGCTCGGCGTCGTCATCGGTGTCGCCGGTGCGTTCGCGGCGAGCCGACTGGTGGCGTCGCTGCTCTACGGCGTCAGCGCAACGAGCACCGCGATCTACGCCGGCGCGGCGGTAGTCACGGTGCTCGTTACGGTGCTGGCGACGCTCGTCCCCGCGCGCCGGGCGATGCTGGTCGACCCGACGGTGGTGTTGCGCGGGGACTAG
- a CDS encoding amidohydrolase family protein, whose translation MRPRLLQSVAPRFAAATLISLSILATPLAAQRGGRGNDSTGGRGAGLPLTPTHPLKFTTDEGTWLSLDLSPDGRTIVFEMLGDLYTLPVTGGKATRITSGQAYDAMPHYSPDGKSIVFVSDRSQSDNIWIAEADGSHPRALTRDATNQHFQSPTFTPDGKYVIASKGNDLYMYYANGGPENGLRLTGDSAAGGRGAAAGGGRGGGAAPNVFLGPAIGKDGRYVYTAMRNSTGGGYNQTSLGWQIGVLDRETGHLFTKTNAVGSAMRPELSPDGKWLAYGTRNNADESLILRDLSTGDEHMLIPKIQRDDQESRANRDLLPTYAFTPDSRSIIIAHHGHFWSADVATSKETMIPFSADVDQMIAGPTHESFTFNDSSMTVRQIRDVKASPDGKRLAFVALDRVWTMDLPAGTPKRLAPSENVGEFQPAWSPDGQYIAYVTWNDIDGGTVTRMRADGSGRPEKLSAKPAYYEKPAFSNDGRRIVVGRGPRNMRVDLEELERPPQAAVGVELVWLPSNGGAETVISPIANFGRPHFVHGDSTRVYFAEGSALVSMRWDGTDQKTILRAGGGGGGRGGGGGGGEMMMSPDGSKILVQVNDQAGPRAYVVEEVPEMPNGATINVTSPAQSEVPVRQITTIGGEFSSWGNDSRHIFYGLGHSLFTYDLDAADRAVHDSITAVAARADSAGAGGGGRGAGGGRGGAPAKPIYEASRHDVVITVPKDRPSGVVALRGARIITMKGDEVIAKGDIVVRDNRIIAVGPQGKVNIPSGAKTIDVTGKTILPGYVDVHAHIWPAFNVHRSQPFEYLINLAYGVTTTRDPQTSTTDVLSYSDMVEAGEFIGPRILATGPGVFQATNIRTLDEARDVLRKYSEFYNTETIKQYMSGDRRTRQLIMMAAHEQHLLPTLEGGLDFKKNMTEAMDGYAGIEHTLPIAPLYKDVLTMLAQSGTTWTPTLIVQYGGPWAENYWYEHSDVVDDPKLNRFTPRDVVERKALRRPGWWAPSQWSFQLFAEQAAKVIAAGGRVGMGSHGQLQGLGAQWEIWNIASGGMPRHDVLKVATIYGAYSIGHEKDLGSLEAGKLADLQVLDKNPLDDIKNTNTIRYVMKNGRMYDANTMSEVWPRQRQVAKLWWWQNQLSGNGQDK comes from the coding sequence ATGCGCCCCCGTCTCCTGCAGTCCGTCGCGCCGCGATTCGCCGCTGCGACGCTCATCAGTCTTTCGATACTCGCGACTCCGCTCGCCGCGCAACGCGGCGGCCGCGGCAACGACTCCACCGGCGGACGCGGCGCAGGCCTGCCGCTCACGCCCACGCACCCCCTCAAGTTCACCACCGACGAGGGCACCTGGCTCTCGCTCGACCTCTCGCCCGACGGACGCACAATCGTCTTCGAGATGCTCGGCGACCTCTACACGCTGCCCGTCACGGGCGGCAAAGCGACGCGCATTACGAGCGGCCAGGCGTACGACGCGATGCCGCACTATTCGCCCGACGGAAAATCGATCGTGTTCGTGAGCGATCGCTCGCAGTCGGACAATATCTGGATCGCCGAGGCGGATGGTTCGCATCCGCGCGCGCTCACGCGCGATGCGACGAATCAGCATTTCCAGTCGCCGACGTTCACGCCCGACGGCAAGTACGTCATCGCGTCGAAGGGCAACGACCTGTACATGTATTACGCGAACGGCGGTCCGGAAAACGGCCTCCGTCTGACCGGTGACTCCGCGGCGGGCGGGCGTGGCGCCGCGGCCGGTGGTGGGCGCGGGGGCGGCGCGGCGCCGAACGTCTTCCTTGGTCCCGCGATCGGAAAGGACGGTCGCTACGTCTACACCGCCATGCGCAACAGCACCGGCGGCGGCTATAACCAGACGTCGCTCGGCTGGCAGATCGGTGTGCTCGATCGCGAGACGGGACATCTCTTCACGAAGACGAACGCCGTCGGCAGCGCGATGCGTCCCGAGCTCAGTCCGGACGGCAAGTGGCTGGCCTACGGCACGCGCAACAACGCCGACGAGTCGTTGATCCTGCGCGACTTGTCGACCGGCGATGAGCATATGCTCATTCCAAAGATTCAACGCGACGATCAGGAGTCCCGCGCCAATCGCGATCTCTTGCCCACCTACGCGTTCACGCCCGATTCGCGGTCGATCATCATCGCGCATCACGGCCATTTCTGGAGCGCCGACGTCGCCACCAGCAAGGAGACGATGATCCCGTTCTCGGCGGACGTCGATCAAATGATCGCCGGGCCGACGCACGAATCGTTCACGTTCAACGATTCGTCGATGACCGTGCGGCAGATTCGCGACGTGAAGGCGTCACCCGACGGCAAGCGGCTGGCGTTCGTCGCGCTCGATCGCGTGTGGACAATGGACCTTCCCGCGGGAACGCCCAAGCGCCTGGCGCCGAGCGAGAACGTTGGTGAGTTCCAGCCGGCGTGGTCGCCGGACGGGCAGTACATCGCGTATGTCACGTGGAATGACATCGACGGCGGAACCGTCACGCGCATGCGCGCCGATGGCTCGGGCCGGCCGGAGAAGCTGAGCGCCAAACCGGCGTACTACGAGAAGCCGGCATTCTCGAATGACGGTCGGCGCATTGTCGTCGGTCGCGGTCCGCGCAACATGCGTGTCGATCTCGAGGAGCTCGAGCGTCCGCCGCAGGCGGCGGTCGGTGTGGAATTGGTGTGGCTGCCGTCGAACGGCGGAGCGGAGACGGTCATCTCACCGATCGCGAATTTTGGCCGGCCGCACTTCGTGCATGGTGATTCGACGCGCGTCTACTTCGCCGAGGGCAGCGCGCTCGTCTCGATGCGATGGGACGGCACGGATCAGAAGACGATTCTGCGCGCCGGCGGCGGCGGTGGTGGACGCGGCGGCGGCGGTGGTGGTGGCGAAATGATGATGTCGCCGGACGGCAGCAAGATTCTCGTGCAGGTGAACGATCAGGCCGGCCCGCGCGCCTACGTCGTGGAAGAGGTGCCGGAAATGCCCAACGGCGCCACGATCAACGTGACGAGTCCCGCGCAGTCCGAGGTACCGGTACGTCAGATCACGACGATCGGCGGCGAGTTTTCATCGTGGGGCAACGACAGCCGGCACATCTTTTACGGGCTGGGTCACTCCCTGTTCACGTACGATCTCGATGCGGCGGATCGCGCGGTGCACGACTCGATCACGGCGGTCGCGGCGCGCGCCGATTCGGCTGGTGCCGGCGGCGGTGGACGTGGCGCCGGCGGCGGTCGCGGTGGTGCGCCGGCGAAGCCGATCTACGAGGCGTCGCGGCACGATGTGGTGATCACCGTGCCGAAGGATCGCCCCAGCGGTGTGGTAGCGCTGCGCGGGGCGCGGATCATCACGATGAAAGGCGACGAGGTGATCGCGAAGGGCGACATCGTCGTGCGAGACAATCGTATTATCGCGGTGGGGCCGCAGGGCAAGGTGAACATTCCGTCGGGCGCGAAGACCATTGACGTGACGGGCAAGACGATCCTGCCCGGCTACGTCGACGTGCACGCGCACATCTGGCCGGCGTTCAACGTGCACCGCTCGCAGCCGTTCGAGTATCTGATCAACCTCGCGTACGGTGTCACGACGACGCGCGATCCGCAGACGTCGACGACCGACGTGCTGTCGTACTCCGACATGGTCGAGGCGGGCGAGTTCATCGGCCCGCGCATTCTCGCCACGGGACCGGGCGTCTTCCAGGCGACGAACATTCGCACGCTCGACGAGGCGCGCGACGTCCTGCGCAAGTATTCAGAATTCTACAATACCGAAACTATCAAGCAGTACATGTCGGGCGACCGCCGCACGCGGCAGCTCATCATGATGGCGGCGCACGAACAGCATCTGCTGCCGACGCTCGAGGGCGGCCTCGACTTCAAGAAAAACATGACCGAGGCCATGGACGGCTACGCCGGCATCGAGCACACGCTGCCGATCGCGCCGCTGTACAAGGACGTGCTGACCATGCTCGCCCAGTCCGGTACGACGTGGACGCCAACGCTGATCGTGCAGTACGGCGGCCCGTGGGCGGAGAACTACTGGTACGAGCATTCGGACGTCGTGGATGATCCGAAGCTCAACCGCTTCACGCCGCGCGACGTGGTCGAGCGCAAGGCGCTGCGCCGCCCGGGCTGGTGGGCGCCGTCACAGTGGTCGTTCCAACTGTTCGCCGAGCAGGCCGCCAAGGTGATCGCGGCGGGTGGTCGCGTCGGCATGGGCAGCCACGGCCAGTTGCAGGGGCTTGGCGCGCAATGGGAGATCTGGAACATCGCGTCCGGCGGCATGCCTCGGCATGACGTCCTCAAGGTCGCGACGATCTACGGCGCCTACTCGATCGGCCACGAGAAGGACCTGGGCTCGCTCGAGGCCGGGAAGCTCGCGGACCTTCAGGTGCTGGACAAGAATCCGCTCGACGACATCAAGAACACGAACACCATTCGCTACGTGATGAAGAACGGGCGGATGTACGACGCCAACACCATGAGCGAAGTGTGGCCGCGCCAGCGGCAAGTGGCGAAGCTCTGGTGGTGGCAGAACCAGTTGTCCGGGAACGGGCAGGATAAGTAG